In Rhineura floridana isolate rRhiFlo1 chromosome 1, rRhiFlo1.hap2, whole genome shotgun sequence, the following proteins share a genomic window:
- the LOC133379577 gene encoding uncharacterized protein LOC133379577 — translation MLDVECSTGGSPGSGYEESFSTPEQFSQKEPNNLIRDLSLSKQASELLASRLMEKNCLQPEANITAYRTREEGLLPYFSQDEELVYCNNIPGVLLQMGLPEYRPEDWRLFIDSSTRSLKCVLLQNGNRYASLPIAYSTKLKEEYENIKMVLQKFCYHEHQWSICVDLKMVNFLLGQQSGYKKYPCFICLWDSRAKRDHWKKVIWPSREHMTVGAVNIINKPLVDREKFILPPLHIKLGLMKQFVKALDKDGDCFKYICRSFLGLTMEKLKAGIFDGPKICKLINDLNFTKFMNDVEASAWCSYVSVVKNFLGNHKADNYEELVQNVLANFKHLGTNMSIKVHYLHSHLDRFPDNLGDFSEEQGERFHQDIKVMEERYQGRWDRHMMADYCWSLQRDCPDAPHKRKLYTQRFSIH, via the coding sequence atgctggacgtggagtgtagcacaggtggtagccctggaagtggatatgaagaaagcttttcaacacctgagcagttttCCCAAAAAGAACCCAACaatctgatacgagacctcagtctgtcaaagcaagcatctgaacttctagcatccaggctaatggaaaagaactgtctacagccggaagctaacataacagcttatcggacaagagaggagggacttcttccatacttcagccaagatgaagaacttgtatattgcaataacattcctggagttcttctccaaatgggactaccggaatatcgaccagaagattggcggctttttatagacagctccaccagaagcttgaaatgtgttttattgcaaaatggtaaccgctatgcatctcttccaattgcttactcaacaaaacttaaagaagaatatgaaaatatcaaaatggtcttgcagaagttctgctatcatgagcaccagtggtctatttgtgttgatctaaagatggtgaacttcttgcttgggcagcaaagtggatataagaagtacccttgtttcatctgcttgtgggatagtagggcaaagcgagatcattggaaaaaagtgatatggccttcaagggaacacatgactgtaggtgcagtgaacatcattaacaagccattggttgacagagaaaaattcattctcccaccactccatatcaaacttggactgatgaagcaatttgttaaggccttggacaaagatggtgattgcttcaaatacatttgtagatcgttccttggactgactatggaaaaactaaaagcaggaatctttgatggtcctaaaatttgtaaactcatcaatgatttgaatttcactaaatttatgaatgatgttgaagcttctgcctggtgcagttatgtctcagttgtcaagaacttcttgggtaaccacaaagcagacaattatgaagaattggtgcaaaacgtgctagctaactttaaacatttgggtactaatatgagcataaaggtacactatctccatagccacttagaccgatttccggataatcttggtgattttagtgaggaacaaggggagaggttccatcaggatataaaggtgatggaggaaaggtatcaaggaagatgggacagacacatgatggcagactactgctggagcctccaacgtgattgtcctgatgccccacataaaagaaaattatacacacagcgtttttctatacattaa